One Candidatus Sulfurimonas baltica DNA segment encodes these proteins:
- the moaC gene encoding cyclic pyranopterin monophosphate synthase MoaC — protein MNLTHLDENQRPKMVDVSDKNQTTRIAVASGIIEMSQDAYDAIVTEKTKKGPVLQTAVIAAIMGVKKTSDLIPMCHPLNLSGINCDVEELAELPGFKLTVTAKLTGQTGVEMEALTGTSIGLLTIYDMVKAIDKGMVIRHVQLETKSGGKSGDYKR, from the coding sequence ATGAATCTAACTCATCTAGATGAGAACCAAAGACCAAAGATGGTTGATGTATCTGATAAAAATCAAACAACTAGAATAGCAGTAGCGAGCGGGATAATAGAGATGAGCCAAGACGCTTACGATGCAATAGTTACAGAGAAAACAAAAAAGGGCCCTGTTCTTCAAACTGCAGTTATTGCAGCAATAATGGGTGTTAAAAAGACAAGTGATCTAATTCCAATGTGCCATCCGTTAAACCTAAGTGGAATCAATTGCGATGTAGAGGAGTTAGCTGAATTGCCGGGATTTAAACTAACTGTCACAGCTAAGCTCACTGGACAAACAGGTGTTGAGATGGAAGCGTTAACCGGGACTAGCATAGGGCTTTTAACGATTTATGACATGGTAAAAGCAATTGACAAAGGGATGGTAATCCGACATGTACAGC